A region of Lycium barbarum isolate Lr01 chromosome 3, ASM1917538v2, whole genome shotgun sequence DNA encodes the following proteins:
- the LOC132631330 gene encoding cysteine protease inhibitor 8-like, translated as MKSIFSFLLLATFCLLPFVAFSSTCTCDNPIFLPTTTDDDNDFPLLELPEVLDSNGEPLRVGQEYRILSATPPARRGAVGLAKIGNAKCPNAVVLHRGNIQLGLPVKFYTRHPGPPPLNVIRETNQISVLFSTPNTQRCDNGNFWMVGKPDETAQGLRFVVTSRVPEVPDGVFQIEKFTEASPFYKIRYCPDRSTCPKCPCSDVGLTSHSGHNRLALTNQPISFIFKKVQKSCTDA; from the coding sequence ATGAAGTCCATTTTCAGCTTCCTCTTGCTTGCTACTTTCTGTTTGCTTCCCTTTGTGGCCTTTTCATCAACTTGCACTTGCGACAATCCCATTTTCCTGCCCACTACTACTGATGACGACAACGATTTCCCCCTCCTTGAACTTCCTGAAGTGTTGGACAGCAACGGCGAACCACTCCGGGTTGGCCAAGAGTACCGCATCCTCTCCGCTACCCCGCCCGCTCGCAGAGGAGCAGTAGGCTTGGCCAAAATTGGAAACGCCAAATGCCCAAACGCCGTGGTCTTGCACCGAGGGAACATTCAACTAGGCCTGCCCGTTAAATTCTATACTAGGCACCCTGGTCCTCCGCCTCTTAATGTGATACGTGAAACTAATCAGATTAGTGTTTTGTTCTCGACTCCAAATACACAGCGCTGTGATAACGGAAACTTTTGGATGGTTGGTAAACCTGACGAGACTGCACAGGGGCTTAGGTTCGTGGTAACTAGTCGTGTCCCAGAAGTTCCAGACGGCGTATTTCAGATTGAGAAATTTACTGAGGCATCACCTTTTTACAAAATAAGATATTGTCCCGACCGATCAACATGTCCAAAATGCCCTTGTTCAGACGTGGGATTGACATCCCATAGTGGACACAATCGTCTGGCTCTCACTAACCAACCTATTTCCTTCATCTTCAAGAAAGTCCAGAAGAGTTGTACTGATGCATAA